A single region of the Malus sylvestris chromosome 8, drMalSylv7.2, whole genome shotgun sequence genome encodes:
- the LOC126630963 gene encoding psbP domain-containing protein 5, chloroplastic-like, with protein sequence MVLLSPSLSLFPSNHVLPPNILPREQSRIVMQQLNKWQISSNGNSKPSLQDGFCRRELLLFGISAPVLLVLPASGSLAEEDLKMASFVDDINSYSYLYPTELPSKKALFKWVESRKPERYSSAAPLSPDARLRIVSERVDIVDNLIISISIGPPNSKIIKSQDKSTWTAKDVADSVLADKSALRVTSTQRQAESQVLDAHTGEIDGQPYWYYEYLVRKAPTKTADESTNYRHYVASTTERDGYLYSINASTLNKQWNIVGPILQKTVASFHLLPPTENYVPPFKDPWRFW encoded by the exons ATGgttcttctctctccttctctctccctcttcccttCCAACCATGTTCTTCCTCCAAATATCCTTCCCAG AGAGCAAAGTAGGATTGTGATGCAGCAGCTGAACAAATGGCAAATAAGTTCAAATGGGAACTCAAAACCCAGTTTACAAGATGGCTTTTGCAGGAGAGAGTTACTGCTGTTTGGCATTTCTGCTCCAGTTTTACTAGTCTTACCAGCTTCAG GGTCCCTTGCAGAGGAAGACTTGAAAATGGCTTCATTTGTTGATGACATCAATTCATATTCTTATCTATACCCTACGGAGTTGCCATCCAAGAAGGCCCTTTTCAAGTG GGTGGAATCGAGAAAGCCAGAGCGTTATTCATCAGCTGCACCATTATCTC CTGATGCGCGCCTGCGCATTGTTTCTGAGCGTGTTGACATTGTTGATAATCTCATCATTTCTATTTCG ATAGGTCCCCCGAATTCAAAGATTATAAAATCACAAGACAAGAGTACATGGACTGCGAAAGATGTTGCTGATTCTGTTTTGGCTGACAAGTCTGCATTG CGTGTCACCTCAACTCAGCGGCAGGCTGAGAGTCAAGTCCTGGATGCACACACTGGTGAA ATTGATGGTCAGCCATACTGGTACTATGAGTACCTTGTTCGCAAAGCACCCACAAAAACT GCTGACGAATCTACCAATTATAGACATTATGTGGCCTCAACAACTGAACGAGATG GTTACCTGTACTCTATTAATGCTTCAACCCTCAATAAGCAGTGGAACATa GTGGGGCCTATCTTACAAAAAACAGTAGCTTCATTTCACCTTCTCCCTCCCACAGAAAACTACGTTCCTCCATTCAAGGATCCGTGGAGATTCTGGTGA